From Candidatus Dadabacteria bacterium, the proteins below share one genomic window:
- a CDS encoding helix-turn-helix domain-containing protein: MKFGDYLKRIRKRRKITQENLARSLEVSSVYIHQLETGKVDAPSFDRCQQISSILGVKVEEIWSVSRTERLKRFIEKEAISEQELEVLTNEEKMLLKLYRSLDGEIKKDFAGMVFMLLRHSQDKNLRKILEEFVKCA, translated from the coding sequence ATGAAGTTTGGAGATTATCTAAAGAGGATAAGGAAGAGAAGAAAGATTACCCAGGAGAACCTTGCTCGATCTCTTGAGGTTTCGAGCGTGTACATACATCAGCTTGAAACCGGAAAGGTTGATGCACCTTCTTTTGACCGCTGCCAGCAAATATCTTCAATCTTGGGGGTCAAGGTTGAGGAAATCTGGAGCGTCTCAAGGACGGAAAGACTCAAAAGATTTATCGAAAAAGAGGCCATATCAGAACAGGAGCTCGAGGTTCTCACAAACGAGGAGAAGATGCTCCTTAAGCTTTACAGAAGTCTTGACGGAGAAATAAAAAAAGATTTTGCCGGAATGGTGTTCATGCTTCTCCGACATTCACAGGACAAAAATCTACGCAAGATACTTGAAGAGTTTGTAAAATGCGCCTGA